The genomic stretch ATGCTGAACTCGGCCTCGGCCCAGCTCCAGCGGTTGAAGCCATGCACCGTCGCACCGGTGACCAGGCCGCGCTCGTGGGCGCGCCGGGCCAGCTCTTCGAAACTCAACGGCTGCATGCCGTTGGCGGTGAGCTTGCCGTCGATCCAGTGCGCGTCTTCACGGCGCACCACATAAGGGTTGGCCTGGCCGCCGTACGGGCCCTGCCGCCAGATCTCCAGCGCCGCCGGCCACAGGCCATGGTTGAACAGCACGCGCGCCGCTTCACGGGTGGCATGGCTGAAGTAGTACGCGGAGTTGGTCGCCGACGAGGCCGACGCGAGCTTGCCGACCCAGCGCGGGTTGCGCAGGAAGTTGTCCTGCTCGGCCTGGCTCATGATGTAAGGGTTGCCGGCGGTGACCAGTTGCATTTCCTTCCATTCGGTTTCGCCGGTCTTCACGTCGTGGGCCGGGCTGCCGAGGAAATCGGCCACCACCAGCGCTTGCGAAGTGGACATGCCGGTGCCGATCTCGATGCCGATGTGGCGCAGGGAAATGCGCCCGTCGGCTGTGAACTCGATGCTCGCCATCGGCGCTTCGGAACCGGTGCCGAAGTCTTTCTGGCAGATGGCGAAGCCGACGCCGTACCAGTTGTCCGGATCCGCCGCCTCACGCTGCTTCTTGATCGCATCGCGGTTTCGCCAAACTTCGTGCAGCGAGGCCTTGTCGAGAATCTCATGCAGGCGCAGCGCCCCGGCCGGAATCGCGCCCTGGGTGTTCTTCATCCCCGAGCGCAGCGCATTCTTGCGACGCAGGTCGATGGCATCGACACCGAGACGGCCGGCGATTTCATCGACCATCATTTCGGTGGAGGCCATGCTCTGCAGGGTGCCGTACCCGCGCATGGAGCCGGCTTCGACGGCGCGGGAATGGTAAGCGGTGACCTGCAGGTCGTTCTGCGGCATGTAGTAGATCGACTGCGCCGCCGTGGCGCCCACCGCCGCCACCGAAGGGCTGTAGTTGATGCGGCCGCCGCCGTCGACGCTCATTTCGGCGCGGAAGATCTTGAAGCTGTGGTCGTTCTTGTCCACCGCCAGTTGGTAGCGGATGTCGAACGGGTGGCGCTTGATGCCGCTCTGGAACTGCTCGTAGCGGTCGTTGGCCAGGCGCACCGGCACACCGGCGCCATACAGCGCAGCCAGGGCTGCGTAGTAGACGAAAATGTTATGGTCCTTGGAGCCGTAACCCACCGTGTAGCCCGGGTGCATGTTGAGATGGGCCAGGCCGAAGCGCGACGGCGCGATCATTTTCGCGGTCTCGGTGGCGGTCTCCAGCGGGCATTGGGTGGCGACCACGAAGTGCAGGGTCTTGGTCGCCGGGTCGTACCAGCCGTTGCCGTTGTCCGGCTCCATGGCGGCCGGCTCGATCGACGGCGTCTTGTAGCGTTCGTCGAACACCAGCCAGTTGTCCGGCGGCGTGTCGATCTGCTGCTTCATGCGATCGGCGTAGAACAGGCCGCGCTCGGTGAGATTGCCGTGCAGGTTCGGCTGGGCGTTCCAGACCGGACGGCGGTTGCGCAGCATCGGGAACAGGATCGAATCCTTGAGGCTGGCGAACTCGTCTTCGTCCGCCGAGGTCGGGCCGCCGACGCGCACATAGCGGAAACTGCCGTAAGGATCGCCTTCGTAGAACGGCACCTGGGCGCCGTAGCGGATCGCCTTGTCATTGAACTTGAGCCTGGCCTTGGCCTGACGGAAGCGCTCGAAGTCGTTCCAGATCAGGATCGCCACGGGATGACCGATGAACATCGGCACCTTGCCCGGCGGCAGCAGCGGATCCGGGGCGTGTTCTTCGGGGAACACGATGCCGTCCTTGTCCAGGTCGGCGGCGGTGACGATGCGGTCAGGCTGCAGCTCGGCACCGAGCCACGACAGGTCGTAACCGTCATAGATGCGGTCGGCCTTGATGGTCTTCAGCAGCATGGCGTGGCCTTGCTGGTGAGGCCAGCCCGGCATGTCCTTGGCGCGGATGTCGCGGGCAAAGACCTTGCTGCCGCAGACCTTGGACAAGGCATCGTTGCGTTGGCGCGCCTTGCCGTTGTGGCCGAGCCACTGCTCGGACGGCACGGTCACGCTGTTTTCCATCAAGGCCGCCAGCGCCGGGCTGCCGATCGGCGCGAGCGTGACGCTCACGCCGGCTACGAGCCCGCCCTGAAGGAACGAACGCCGGGATATTTCACGGTTGGACATGGATCATCCTTTGGGCGGTTATGAATCCGCCCTTCTGGTTATCTACGGGGAATCTCGAGTCTTGCAGAAGCCCTTTCAGGCGAAGCGAAGGGCTGTGACGAGCATGCAAAGCTGACCGAAAGGTTAACTTTAAAGGTTTCTACGCCCGCAGCAAACAACTGGACACAAAAAATTGACTAAAGAATCAAAAAAACTGCTTGCGAAGGCGTCGGGCCATTCCGCGTTTGCCTCGACTGGAGGAAGTTATCGCGAGCAGGTTCGCTCCCACCGGGATTGGCGTGGAATACGGGTGGCGTCAGGGAGGGAAAGGAGGAAAGGACAAATTTCAGGCACAAAAAACCCCGGTCTATCGACCAGGGTCCTTGTTATCGATCCGAATCAGCCAGTGGCTTGTTTCGGCGTTTCAAGGCGTTCAGTAGTCCTCGAAACAGATATGGCGCAGCGGACGGGACTCGAACCCGCGACCCCCGGCGTGACAGGCCGGTATTCTAACCGACTGAACTACCGCTGCGTATCGCTGTGGACTTGCGTCCGGATAACTCGTTTTGATTGAAAGCTTCGGTGCTTTCCAATCGCGAACCAGGCATTGCCTGAGTCGTGAAAAATGGCGCAGCGGACGGGACTCGAACCCGCGACCCCCGGCGTGACAGGCCGGTATTCTAACCGACTGAACTACCGCTGCGCGTCGGTGGAGGCATTTCAGCCTTCCATCTTGCTTTCGCAAGACTCTCGGGAGTGGTGGGTGATGACGGGATCGAACCGCCGACATTCTGCTTGTAAGGCAGACGCTCTCCCAGCTGAGCTAATCACCCGTTTGCATCTCCGAGGCCGCGAAATTTACGCAGATGCCGAAGCTAAGTCAATACCCTGCTTGAAGTTTTTCTGAAAAAGACGAAATCGTTTCAATCGGGGCACCGCAAACAGCCGCTCGAACCCACCACCTATTCGGAATAGATCATCTTCTTGGTCATGCCGCCATCGACCACAAACTCCTGGCCCGTGACGAACCCGGCGTTCTTCGACAGCAGCCAGGACACCATCGCCGCCACATCTTCGACCGTCCCTACCCTGCCTGCCGGATGCTGGGCGTGATCGGTATCGGTCAGCGGCTCGGCGCGACGCACGGAAGGATCCCGCGCATCGATCCAGCCGGGGCTGACGGCATTGACGCGGATCTCCGGCCCAAGGCTGATGGCCAGCGCATGGGTCAAGGCCAGCAGGCCGCCCTTGCTCGCCGCATAGGCCTCGGTGTCCGGCTCCGATTGCCGCGCACGGGTCGACGCCAGATTGACGATGGCGCCGCTGTGCGCGCGCAGGTACGGCGCACAGTGCTTGGCCAACAGCATCGGGCCGCTGAGGTTCACCGCCAGTACCCGGTTCCACCAGGCCAGATCGAGGCTTTCCAACGTGATGTTGTGCGGATCGGCCACCGCCGCATTGCACACCAGCGCGTCCAACCGGCCGAACTGCCCCAGCACCTCGGCCACGCCCGTCGCCACCTGGCCCTCGTCCGCCACGTCCATGGCAATGAACCAGGCGTTTTCGCCCAGCACCTTGGCCACTTTGGCGCCGCGCACGCGATCCAGGTCGGTCAGCACCACCCGCCAGCCTTCGCTGATGAGCCAGGCCGCGATGCCCAGGCCGATGCCGCGCGCCGCGCCCGTGACCAGTGCGACACGCCCATGGGCGCCTGCGGCCTGAGCCGGCAGCTCGATCACAATGCCGCCAGTCCGCGGGACAGGTCGGCCTGCAGGTCCGCCACGTCTTCCAGGCCGACCGCGACGCGGATCAGGCTGTCGCGGATGCCCGCCGCCTCACGCTCCTGCGGCGCCAGGCGACCGTGGGACGTGGTGCTCGGGTGGGTGATGGTGGTCTTGCTGTCGCCCAGGTTGGCCGTGATCGACACCAGCCGGGTCGCATCGATGAAGCGCCATGCCCCTTCCTTGCCCCCCTTGACCTCGAAGCTCACCACCGCACCGAAGCCCTTCTGCTGACGGCGCGCCAGCTCATGCTGCGGATGGCTTTCGAGGCCGGCGTAGTGCACTTTCTCGATGCCGTCCTGCTTCTCCAGCCATTCGGCCAGTTGCTGGGCGTTGGCGCAGTGCGCCTTCATCCGCAGGTTCAGGGTTTCCAGGCCTTTGAGGAAGACCCAGGCATTGAATGGGCTCAGGGTAGGCCCTGCGGTGCGCAGGAAACCGACCACTTCCTTCATCTGCTCGCCGCGGCCGGCGACCACGCCGCCCATGCAGCGGCCTTGGCCGTCGATGAACTTGGTCGCCGAATGCACGACGATGTCCGCACCCAGCTTCAGCGGCTGCTGCAACGCCGGGGTGCAGAAGCAGTTGTCGACCACCAGCATCGCGCCCTTGGCATGGGCGATCTCCGACAGCGCGGCGATGTCCACCAGCTCCGCCAGCGGGTTGGACGGCGACTCGACGAACAGCAACTTGGTGTTGGCCTTGATCGCCGCATCCCAAGCCGACAGATCCGCCAGCGGCACGTAATCGACTTCTACGCCGAAGCGCTTGAAATACTTCTCGAACAGGCTGATGGTCGAACCGAACACGCTGCGCGAGACCAACACATGGTCGCCCGCACTGCACAGGCTCATCACCACTGCCATGATCGCGGCCATGCCGGTGGCGGTGGCGACCGCCTGCTCGGCACCTTCCAGCGCGGCGATGCGCTCTTCGAAGGCACGCACGGTCGGGTTGGTGTAGCGCGAATAGACGTTGCCCGGCACTTCCCCGGCAAAGCGCGCCGCCGCATCGGCCGCGGTGCGGAACACGTAGCTGGAGGTGAAGAACATCGGATCGCCGTGCTCGCCTTCCGGCGTACGGTGCTGACCGGCACGTACGGCCAGGGTATCGAACGCTACGCCTTCGAGGTCGCTGTCCAGCCGACCGGCATCCCATTCCTGACTCATGCTGTCACTCCTTGCCCTGATCCTGATAAATGAACGTCTTGCGACAGATGCAAAACCGGCCCCTCAGGGCCGGTGGAAACTCAGTTGTTGTACAGATCGATGATCGCGCTGACCGCCTGGGTCTTGGCCTTGGAGGCATCGTTGCGCGCCTGCTCGATCTTGTTCAGGTACGCCTCGTCGACGTCGCCGGTGACGTACTTGCCGTCGAACACCGCACAGTCGAACTGCTCGATCTTGATCTTGCCGCCGCCGACGGCTTCGATCAAGTCAGGCAGGTCCTGGTAGACCAGCCAGTCGGCGCCGATCAGGTCGGCCACGTCCTGGGTCGAACGGTTGTGAGCGATCAGCTCGTGGGCGCTCGGCATGTCGATGCCGTACACGTTCGGGAAGCGCACGGCCGGGGCCGCGGAGCAGAAGTAGACGTTCTTCGCGCCGGCTTCGCGGGCCATCTGGATGATCTGCTTGCAGGTGGTGCCGCGCACGATGGAGTCGTCCACCAGCATCACGTTCTTGCCGCGGAATTCCAGTTCGATGGCGTTGAGCTTCTGGCGCACCGATTTCTTGCGCGCGGCCTGGCCGGGCATGATGAAGGTACGGCCGATGTAGCGGTTCTTGACGAAGCCTTCGCGGAACTTCACGCCCAGGTGGTTGGCCAGCTCCAGGGCTGCGGTGCGGCTGGTGTCCGGGATCGGGATGACCACGTCGATGTCGTGGTCCGGACGCTCGCGCTGGATCTTCTCCGCCAGTTTCTCGCCCATGCGCAGACGGGCCTTGTACACCGACACGCCGTCGATGATCGAGTCCGGACGCGCCAGGTAGACGTGTTCGAAGATGCACGGGGTCAGGGACGGGTTGGTCGCGCACTGACGGGTGTGCAGCTTGCCGTCTTCGGTGATGTATACAGCTTCGCCCGGCGCCAGGTCGCGGATCAGGGTGAAGCCGAGCACATCCAGGGAGACGCTTTCGGAGGCGATCATGTACTCGACGCCTTCGTCGGTGTGACGCTGGCCGAACACGATCGGACGGATGCCGTGCGGATCGCGGAAACCGACGATGCCGTAGCCGGTGATCATCGCCACCACCGCATAACCGCCGACGCAGCGGTTGTGCACGTCGGTCACGGCGGCGAACACGTCCTCTTCGGTCGGCTGCAGCTTGCCGCGCTGGGCCAGCTCGTGGGCGAACACGTTGAGCAGCACTTCCGAGTCGGAACTGGTGTTGACGTGGCGCAGGTCGGACTCGTAGATCTCCTTGGCCAACTGTTCGACGTTGGTCAGGTTGCCGTTGTGCGCCAGGGTGATGCCGTACGGCGAGTTCACATAGAACGGTTGGGCTTCGGCCGAGGTCGAGCTGCCGGCGGTCGGGTAACGGACGTGGCCGATCCCCATGTGGCCCACCAGACGCTGCATGTGACGCTGCTGGAACACGTCACGCACCAGGCCATTGTCCTTGCGCAGGAACAACCGGCCGTCATGGCTGGTCACGATACCGGCAGCGTCCTGGCCGCGGTGCTGGAGCACGGTTAGCGCGTCATACAGCGCCTGATTGACGTTCGACTTACCGACGATACCGACGATGCCACACATGCGACGCAACCCCTACTTAATGGATCTGAACTGAACAACACTCACTGCGGCGTTTTGGCCGACGGCAAGAGCTGCTCCTTGAACGGTATTTCAGCGGGTACGCTGATACCGCTGGCAAGCCACTGACTGCTCCACCCGAGAATCAGGTTCTTGGACCAGTCGGCGACCAATAGAAACTTTGGCACGAGCTG from Pseudomonas ekonensis encodes the following:
- a CDS encoding SDR family oxidoreductase; amino-acid sequence: MPAQAAGAHGRVALVTGAARGIGLGIAAWLISEGWRVVLTDLDRVRGAKVAKVLGENAWFIAMDVADEGQVATGVAEVLGQFGRLDALVCNAAVADPHNITLESLDLAWWNRVLAVNLSGPMLLAKHCAPYLRAHSGAIVNLASTRARQSEPDTEAYAASKGGLLALTHALAISLGPEIRVNAVSPGWIDARDPSVRRAEPLTDTDHAQHPAGRVGTVEDVAAMVSWLLSKNAGFVTGQEFVVDGGMTKKMIYSE
- a CDS encoding xanthine dehydrogenase family protein molybdopterin-binding subunit — protein: MSNREISRRSFLQGGLVAGVSVTLAPIGSPALAALMENSVTVPSEQWLGHNGKARQRNDALSKVCGSKVFARDIRAKDMPGWPHQQGHAMLLKTIKADRIYDGYDLSWLGAELQPDRIVTAADLDKDGIVFPEEHAPDPLLPPGKVPMFIGHPVAILIWNDFERFRQAKARLKFNDKAIRYGAQVPFYEGDPYGSFRYVRVGGPTSADEDEFASLKDSILFPMLRNRRPVWNAQPNLHGNLTERGLFYADRMKQQIDTPPDNWLVFDERYKTPSIEPAAMEPDNGNGWYDPATKTLHFVVATQCPLETATETAKMIAPSRFGLAHLNMHPGYTVGYGSKDHNIFVYYAALAALYGAGVPVRLANDRYEQFQSGIKRHPFDIRYQLAVDKNDHSFKIFRAEMSVDGGGRINYSPSVAAVGATAAQSIYYMPQNDLQVTAYHSRAVEAGSMRGYGTLQSMASTEMMVDEIAGRLGVDAIDLRRKNALRSGMKNTQGAIPAGALRLHEILDKASLHEVWRNRDAIKKQREAADPDNWYGVGFAICQKDFGTGSEAPMASIEFTADGRISLRHIGIEIGTGMSTSQALVVADFLGSPAHDVKTGETEWKEMQLVTAGNPYIMSQAEQDNFLRNPRWVGKLASASSATNSAYYFSHATREAARVLFNHGLWPAALEIWRQGPYGGQANPYVVRREDAHWIDGKLTANGMQPLSFEELARRAHERGLVTGATVHGFNRWSWAEAEFSIDGVRERLPLDGLAVKYGDGAPKAKQAQMTSAGFHLLDRQNVAYPVVQLNNAAVTYYSPVATLVELKVNKGSAEVEVLNHHSWLECGRVLVEELVKGQLEGGIAMGIGHALMEEMPLYEGGPGEGDWNFNRYRLPMARHVAVWKQTAEILPPLSPSDPSKGIAEVVMIPVVGAIGNAVAHAIGKRVRDLPITAARIKEALNG
- a CDS encoding O-succinylhomoserine sulfhydrylase: MSQEWDAGRLDSDLEGVAFDTLAVRAGQHRTPEGEHGDPMFFTSSYVFRTAADAAARFAGEVPGNVYSRYTNPTVRAFEERIAALEGAEQAVATATGMAAIMAVVMSLCSAGDHVLVSRSVFGSTISLFEKYFKRFGVEVDYVPLADLSAWDAAIKANTKLLFVESPSNPLAELVDIAALSEIAHAKGAMLVVDNCFCTPALQQPLKLGADIVVHSATKFIDGQGRCMGGVVAGRGEQMKEVVGFLRTAGPTLSPFNAWVFLKGLETLNLRMKAHCANAQQLAEWLEKQDGIEKVHYAGLESHPQHELARRQQKGFGAVVSFEVKGGKEGAWRFIDATRLVSITANLGDSKTTITHPSTTSHGRLAPQEREAAGIRDSLIRVAVGLEDVADLQADLSRGLAAL
- the purF gene encoding amidophosphoribosyltransferase, with protein sequence MCGIVGIVGKSNVNQALYDALTVLQHRGQDAAGIVTSHDGRLFLRKDNGLVRDVFQQRHMQRLVGHMGIGHVRYPTAGSSTSAEAQPFYVNSPYGITLAHNGNLTNVEQLAKEIYESDLRHVNTSSDSEVLLNVFAHELAQRGKLQPTEEDVFAAVTDVHNRCVGGYAVVAMITGYGIVGFRDPHGIRPIVFGQRHTDEGVEYMIASESVSLDVLGFTLIRDLAPGEAVYITEDGKLHTRQCATNPSLTPCIFEHVYLARPDSIIDGVSVYKARLRMGEKLAEKIQRERPDHDIDVVIPIPDTSRTAALELANHLGVKFREGFVKNRYIGRTFIMPGQAARKKSVRQKLNAIELEFRGKNVMLVDDSIVRGTTCKQIIQMAREAGAKNVYFCSAAPAVRFPNVYGIDMPSAHELIAHNRSTQDVADLIGADWLVYQDLPDLIEAVGGGKIKIEQFDCAVFDGKYVTGDVDEAYLNKIEQARNDASKAKTQAVSAIIDLYNN